One part of the Cyclobacteriaceae bacterium genome encodes these proteins:
- a CDS encoding membrane biogenesis protein, which produces MNKNLLKNSKFWKRIIILALLAPVVLFCSVTLILFWKQDAIVQHLLSTVNEDFRGRLEIEDSHISPFVNFPYVSIDLDHVTVYENKLQGALPILDVADVYVGFDIFTLLRGSLEIKSVKLSDGAINLVQLADGSFNIANALSSTKEEESSDTGFAMDIKTIQLQNIDLLKLNEETGILLDVFIAHAKSKFKTSENRIMVGIDSKFELTIVKEGDTTFVKHKHFRLNTQLDYVETEKILTIKPSEVQLENALFKMYGQADFDDDLYVDIAIEGQKPNFDLFLAFAPEEITPVFQRYENAGKIFFKASVKGKTINGYNPMVLAEFGCAEAFFSNKRSSKRLDDLFFRGYFTTGDSGKVSTMEFGLMDFSARPEAGTFSGNLVVKNFESPEIDMQIRSDFELDFLTDFLNITDIEDLRGHVVLTMNFHDIVDLANPEKSIEKLNESYFTELEVSKLGFKSSAFHLPFRDIDIKASMDGHKAIIDHFRMKVGESDLSIEASISDLPAILHHTADPVSAILLIKSNLLDVKQLTSGDTLKHKPVNEQIRDLSMKFKFNSSARAFTESPNLPVGEFFIEDLYAKLTHYPHTLHDFHADVFIDDENFRIIDFTGMIDKSDFHFNGKLSHYDLWFLQQPLGDTRIEFNLNSKLLQLEDLFSYGGENYVPEDYRHEEFKDLKIHGQADLHFNKGLASSDIYIDKLEAQMKVHPMRFEKFKGRIHYEDEHLAVENMSGKVGKSEFLANMNYYLGQDKAIRKKDNHFSLQSAHLDFDELFNYNPPPAGKQLTPEDHEAVFNIYDLPFTDMNFVFDIKHLNYHRYLIDDFFGRARTREDHYIFIDTLSLRAAGGAISMKGYFNGSDRNKIYLSPDMRIKNVDLDKLLFKFENFGQEHLVSENLHGKLNGRLTGKIHVHADMVPILDDSEIQLDVEVTQGRLERYAALDALADYFKDKNLNRIRFDTLRNTFTINNGTLTIPRMTINSTLGFIELSGKQDLNMNMEYYLSIPLKLVTQVGMTKLFGKRQDNADQEDEIQYRDESKKVRFINLRLTGTPDNYKISLGKNKSDQS; this is translated from the coding sequence ATGAATAAAAATCTTCTAAAAAACAGCAAATTCTGGAAGCGGATTATCATACTAGCTTTACTTGCTCCTGTTGTGCTGTTTTGTTCGGTCACGCTAATCCTTTTCTGGAAACAGGATGCCATTGTACAGCACTTGCTCTCAACGGTAAATGAAGACTTCAGGGGCAGGCTTGAAATTGAAGATAGCCACATCTCCCCCTTTGTTAATTTCCCTTACGTATCCATCGACCTGGATCATGTAACGGTTTATGAAAACAAATTGCAAGGCGCATTGCCAATACTGGACGTGGCTGATGTGTACGTAGGGTTTGATATTTTCACCCTTCTTCGTGGTTCCCTCGAAATAAAATCCGTGAAACTTTCAGATGGCGCAATCAACCTTGTTCAATTAGCGGACGGAAGTTTTAACATCGCCAATGCTCTATCCAGCACCAAAGAAGAGGAATCATCTGATACTGGCTTTGCTATGGACATTAAAACCATACAACTGCAAAACATAGACTTGCTTAAACTTAATGAAGAAACCGGGATACTGCTGGACGTTTTCATTGCGCATGCTAAATCAAAATTTAAAACAAGTGAGAATCGGATTATGGTTGGCATTGACAGTAAGTTTGAGCTAACCATCGTAAAAGAAGGCGACACTACGTTTGTCAAGCACAAGCACTTCCGCCTGAACACGCAACTTGATTATGTAGAGACTGAGAAAATTTTAACCATAAAGCCGTCAGAAGTACAACTTGAAAATGCGCTGTTCAAAATGTATGGCCAGGCCGATTTTGATGACGACTTGTATGTTGATATAGCCATTGAAGGACAAAAGCCAAACTTTGATTTATTCCTCGCCTTCGCGCCCGAAGAAATCACGCCCGTGTTTCAACGTTATGAAAATGCCGGTAAAATATTTTTTAAAGCATCTGTAAAAGGCAAAACCATAAACGGATATAACCCCATGGTGCTGGCCGAGTTTGGATGTGCAGAAGCATTTTTCAGCAATAAACGCTCCAGCAAAAGGTTGGATGACTTGTTTTTCAGGGGCTACTTCACAACCGGTGATTCAGGAAAAGTTTCTACCATGGAATTTGGCTTGATGGACTTTAGTGCAAGGCCTGAAGCCGGAACCTTTAGCGGCAATTTAGTGGTAAAAAATTTTGAGTCACCTGAAATTGACATGCAGATACGTTCTGATTTTGAACTTGACTTTTTAACAGATTTCTTAAACATAACCGATATCGAAGACCTGAGGGGCCACGTTGTGCTCACCATGAATTTTCATGATATCGTTGACCTGGCCAATCCCGAAAAAAGTATCGAGAAACTGAATGAATCTTACTTCACAGAATTGGAAGTAAGCAAACTTGGTTTTAAGTCCTCAGCCTTCCACTTGCCCTTTCGGGATATTGATATAAAAGCGTCCATGGATGGTCATAAAGCTATCATTGACCATTTTCGTATGAAGGTTGGCGAATCCGATCTTTCGATTGAAGCCAGCATAAGCGATTTACCGGCCATACTCCACCACACCGCTGACCCTGTAAGTGCCATATTGCTGATTAAATCAAACTTGTTAGATGTTAAGCAACTCACCTCAGGCGACACGTTGAAACATAAACCAGTAAATGAGCAAATCAGGGACCTGAGTATGAAATTCAAGTTCAACAGTTCTGCACGGGCATTTACGGAATCACCTAACTTACCGGTAGGCGAGTTTTTTATTGAGGATTTATATGCCAAGCTCACGCATTATCCTCATACGCTTCACGATTTTCATGCAGATGTATTTATTGATGATGAGAATTTCCGGATCATTGACTTTACCGGAATGATCGATAAAAGCGATTTCCACTTCAACGGAAAACTGAGCCATTACGATCTATGGTTTTTGCAACAACCACTTGGCGACACACGAATCGAATTTAACCTCAACTCGAAATTATTGCAACTGGAAGATCTGTTTTCATATGGCGGAGAGAACTACGTGCCCGAGGATTACCGGCATGAGGAATTCAAAGATTTAAAAATCCATGGACAGGCCGATTTGCATTTTAACAAAGGACTGGCGTCCTCCGATATATACATCGATAAACTTGAGGCGCAGATGAAGGTACACCCCATGCGCTTCGAGAAATTTAAGGGAAGAATTCATTATGAAGATGAGCACCTGGCGGTTGAAAATATGAGCGGTAAAGTTGGTAAAAGTGAATTTCTGGCAAACATGAATTACTACTTAGGTCAGGATAAGGCCATCAGAAAAAAAGACAATCACTTTTCGCTGCAGTCAGCTCATCTCGATTTTGACGAACTATTCAATTACAATCCGCCACCAGCGGGTAAACAACTTACTCCGGAAGACCACGAAGCCGTGTTCAATATATACGATCTTCCCTTTACGGATATGAACTTTGTTTTTGACATCAAGCATCTTAACTATCACCGATACTTGATCGATGATTTCTTTGGCCGTGCACGGACCCGGGAAGATCACTATATATTTATTGATACACTGTCATTACGGGCCGCAGGAGGAGCAATATCAATGAAAGGATATTTTAACGGATCTGACAGGAATAAAATTTACCTAAGTCCGGATATGCGAATAAAAAACGTTGACCTGGATAAATTACTCTTCAAATTTGAAAACTTTGGGCAGGAGCACCTGGTTTCCGAGAACCTGCATGGAAAGCTCAATGGCAGGCTCACAGGTAAAATCCATGTACACGCTGATATGGTTCCCATACTGGATGATTCAGAAATACAGTTGGATGTAGAAGTGACGCAAGGAAGATTAGAACGCTACGCTGCATTGGATGCTTTGGCCGACTATTTTAAAGACAAAAACCTTAACAGGATACGATTCGATACACTGCGAAATACATTTACGATCAATAACGGTACACTAACCATTCCCCGTATGACCATAAACTCAACCCTGGGGTTTATTGAACTTTCGGGCAAGCAGGATTTGAACATGAACATGGAATATTACTTAAGCATTCCCCTGAAACTGGTTACCCAAGTGGGCATGACAAAATTATTTGGAAAAAGGCAGGATAATGCTGACCAGGAAGATGAAATCCAATACCGTGATGAGTCGAAGAAGGTCAGGTTTATTAACCTTCGGTTAACCGGTACTCCTGACAATTACAAAATATCCCTGGGCAAGAACAAAAGTGATCAGTCCTGA
- a CDS encoding ABC transporter permease produces MLKHNLVIIYRNFLRSKGYFLINLIGLAAGLVCTLLIFLWVRDELTMDKFHKKESRLFQVMEHQQYAYNIMTTTSTPGILAETLKEEVPEVEYAATTMWIEPYTLSIGEHNVKADGYHVGSDYFNIFSFPLLEGDANTVLNDKYAMAISKDLALRLFNTTENVVGKTVEFQHEKVFTVSGIFEPIPSTSSFKFDFVMNYEERKAEQEWLRSWGSNGPSTYVVLHEGSDATAVSEKIKDFVKARNEQSNVTLFLKPFSERYLYGRYENGKPAGGRIEYVRLFAIIAVFILLIACINFMNLSTARASRKAKEVGIKKSVGAQRYSLAVQFLSESLITALLSLFLALAVVWLFLPQFNLITDKQIAMSFNNLTVMLVVISITIITGLVAGSYPAIFLSGFKPAAVLKGELKGSWGELWARKGLVVFQFFLSIILIVSVLVIYKQIEFVQQKSLGYKKDNLIKLPIEGKVETSLDAFLNEVKNIPGVLNASSMGHSLLGRNNNTSGLTWEGKNPDDLILFENVRVNYDLLETLGVQLAEGRFFSRDYGADTAKIIFNEAAIKVMNLEDPIGKVIRLWGQYDLEIIGVVKDFHFSSLHEQVNPLFFVLNPGSTWNVMIRIEGGREKEVISSLTQFYSSFNPGFTFDYRFQDEDYARLYKSEKRVASLSGYFAGFAVLISCLGLFGLAAFTAERRQKEIGIRKALGSTSANIVLLLSGDFTRMVLTSILLALPVSYWLLAKWLEQFAFHIELEAWYFVAAGLLALVVAWLTVASQAIKASLINPVLCLRNE; encoded by the coding sequence ATGCTTAAACACAACCTGGTCATTATTTATAGGAATTTTCTTCGCAGTAAAGGATACTTCCTGATTAACCTCATAGGCCTTGCTGCAGGCCTGGTGTGTACATTATTAATATTTCTATGGGTTCGTGATGAACTTACTATGGATAAGTTTCATAAAAAGGAATCCCGGTTGTTTCAGGTTATGGAACATCAGCAATATGCCTATAATATTATGACCACAACGTCTACTCCGGGTATCTTGGCTGAAACCCTGAAAGAGGAAGTTCCTGAAGTAGAATATGCTGCCACTACCATGTGGATAGAGCCTTATACACTAAGTATTGGTGAGCATAATGTAAAGGCTGATGGATACCATGTGGGCTCGGACTATTTCAATATTTTTTCATTTCCATTACTTGAGGGTGATGCCAATACAGTATTGAATGACAAATATGCTATGGCTATTTCAAAAGATTTGGCACTCAGGCTTTTTAACACTACTGAAAATGTTGTAGGTAAAACGGTGGAGTTTCAACACGAAAAGGTATTTACTGTAAGTGGCATATTTGAGCCGATACCCTCTACTTCATCCTTTAAGTTTGACTTTGTAATGAACTATGAGGAGCGTAAAGCCGAGCAGGAATGGCTTCGTAGTTGGGGAAGCAATGGGCCGTCAACCTATGTTGTTCTTCATGAGGGGAGCGATGCAACTGCTGTAAGTGAAAAGATCAAGGACTTTGTAAAAGCAAGAAATGAGCAATCAAACGTAACCCTGTTCCTCAAACCATTTTCCGAGCGCTATTTGTATGGTCGTTATGAAAACGGAAAGCCTGCCGGAGGGCGCATAGAGTATGTGCGGTTATTTGCCATTATTGCTGTATTCATCTTGCTTATAGCCTGTATTAATTTTATGAACCTTTCCACAGCTCGCGCATCGCGAAAAGCAAAGGAAGTAGGCATCAAAAAATCCGTGGGTGCGCAACGATATTCACTGGCTGTACAATTTCTGAGTGAGTCTTTGATTACTGCGTTGCTGTCATTGTTTTTAGCATTAGCCGTAGTGTGGTTGTTTTTGCCTCAATTCAATTTAATCACCGATAAACAAATAGCGATGTCATTCAATAACCTTACCGTAATGTTGGTTGTTATATCAATTACAATCATAACCGGGTTGGTTGCCGGTAGTTATCCGGCTATTTTTCTTTCGGGTTTTAAACCAGCAGCAGTGTTGAAAGGTGAACTGAAGGGATCGTGGGGTGAGTTATGGGCGCGTAAGGGTTTGGTGGTATTCCAGTTTTTTCTTTCGATAATACTGATCGTTTCAGTACTGGTTATATACAAACAGATTGAGTTTGTTCAACAGAAAAGTCTTGGGTATAAGAAAGACAACCTGATTAAACTTCCCATTGAGGGTAAAGTTGAAACCTCACTGGATGCATTTTTGAATGAAGTAAAAAACATTCCGGGTGTTCTTAATGCTTCCAGTATGGGCCATAGTTTGCTGGGACGTAATAACAACACCAGCGGACTTACCTGGGAGGGGAAGAATCCGGATGACCTGATCTTATTTGAAAATGTCAGGGTGAATTATGATTTGCTCGAAACGCTTGGTGTGCAATTGGCTGAAGGTCGTTTTTTTTCAAGAGATTATGGCGCAGATACAGCAAAAATCATTTTCAATGAAGCTGCTATTAAGGTAATGAACCTTGAAGATCCCATTGGAAAAGTAATCAGGCTGTGGGGGCAGTATGATCTGGAAATTATAGGTGTTGTGAAGGATTTTCATTTTTCATCACTGCACGAACAGGTTAATCCTTTGTTTTTTGTGCTCAATCCGGGCAGCACATGGAATGTTATGATAAGGATTGAAGGAGGTAGAGAGAAAGAGGTCATATCATCGCTAACACAATTTTATTCATCGTTTAATCCAGGTTTTACTTTCGATTACCGTTTTCAGGATGAAGACTATGCACGGTTATATAAATCAGAAAAGCGTGTAGCTTCCTTATCGGGATACTTTGCCGGATTTGCCGTGCTTATTTCGTGCCTGGGCCTGTTTGGATTGGCCGCCTTTACGGCTGAACGGAGGCAAAAAGAAATTGGGATACGAAAGGCTTTGGGATCTACTTCGGCAAATATTGTACTGCTCTTATCGGGTGATTTCACACGCATGGTATTGACCTCTATTCTGCTTGCCCTGCCAGTAAGTTATTGGTTGCTGGCCAAATGGTTGGAGCAATTCGCCTTTCATATTGAACTGGAGGCCTGGTACTTTGTAGCCGCAGGTTTACTAGCTTTGGTAGTAGCGTGGTTAACGGTTGCTTCCCAGGCTATTAAAGCATCATTGATAAACCCTGTACTGTGTTTACGAAATGAATAA
- a CDS encoding helix-turn-helix transcriptional regulator, translating to MPVSYNDLECGHFNDKDGEVCSSIRHYLIQHFLEDHTLEKLSRYFGINPNKLMYLFRKAFNKSVFEYLAELRMEFAKRLLQKGNMRVVDVARAIGYKNPNHFSTAFKRRFGVSPTAIK from the coding sequence ATGCCGGTCAGCTACAATGATCTGGAATGTGGACACTTCAATGATAAAGATGGTGAGGTTTGCAGTTCGATACGACATTACCTGATACAGCATTTTTTAGAAGATCATACACTGGAAAAGCTATCAAGGTACTTTGGTATTAATCCAAATAAGCTCATGTACCTGTTTCGTAAGGCCTTTAACAAAAGTGTTTTCGAATATCTTGCCGAATTACGAATGGAATTTGCAAAGCGCCTTTTGCAGAAGGGTAATATGCGTGTGGTAGATGTAGCCCGAGCCATTGGCTACAAAAACCCGAATCACTTTTCTACGGCCTTTAAAAGACGGTTTGGGGTTTCGCCAACTGCAATAAAATAG